CGTGGTTGTGCGCCGAGATCTCGACCTTGCCCGTGCGGACGTCCTGGACCGGCTGGTTGACGCCGCGGTGGCCGTAGCGCAGCTTGTAGGTCGACAGGCCGAGGGCGCGGCCGAACAGCTGGTTGCCGAAGCAGATGCCGAAGAACGGGATGCCGGCCTCGAGCACCTTGCGCAGCGTCGTGACGTCGGCCGTGGCGGGGTCGCCGGGGCCGTTGGAGAAGAAGACGCCGTCGGGCCGTACGGCCATGACGTCCTCGAACGTCGCGGTGGCCGGCAGGACGTGCACCTCGCAGCCGCGCTCGGCCATCCGGTGCGGGGTCATGCCCTTGATGCCCAGGTCGACCGCGGCGACGGTGAAGCGCTTCTCGCCGATGGCCGGTACCACGTAGGTCTCCTGGGTGGCCACCTCGGCCGCCAGGTCGGCGCCCTCCATGGCGGGCGACCGGCGCACGCGCTCGACGAGGGCCTCCACCGGCTCCGAGGGAGCGGTGAAGATGCCCGCGCGCATGGCGCCACGCTCGCGCAGGTGGCGGGTCAGGGCGCGGGTGCCGGAGATCGCGATGCCGACGACCCCCTGCTCCTTGAGGTAGTCGTCGAGGGAGCGGTTGGCGCGCCAGTTGGAGACCACCCTGGACGGCTCGCGCACGACGTATCCGGCGACCCACACCTTCGAGGACTCGGGGTCCTCGTCGTTGACGCCGGTGTTGCCGATGTGCGGCGCGGTCATGGCGACGATCTGGCGGTGGTAGGACGGGTCGGTGAGGGTCTCCTGGTAGCCGGTCATGCCGGTGTTGAAGACCATCTCACCGAACGTCTCACCGCTGGCGCCGTAGGCGGTCCCGTGGAAGACGCGACCGTCCTCCAGCACAAGAACGGCGTTACTCAAGCGAGCTTCCCTTCGAGGACGGTGGGTGTGCCGCGCAGGAAGGTCGCCACGACCCGGCCGGGGAGGGTCATGCCCTCGTACGGCGTGTTGCGGCTCTTCGATGCGAAGGCGGACGGATCCACCTCGGTGCGCACGGAC
This window of the Nonomuraea africana genome carries:
- the carA gene encoding glutamine-hydrolyzing carbamoyl-phosphate synthase small subunit, producing the protein MSNAVLVLEDGRVFHGTAYGASGETFGEMVFNTGMTGYQETLTDPSYHRQIVAMTAPHIGNTGVNDEDPESSKVWVAGYVVREPSRVVSNWRANRSLDDYLKEQGVVGIAISGTRALTRHLRERGAMRAGIFTAPSEPVEALVERVRRSPAMEGADLAAEVATQETYVVPAIGEKRFTVAAVDLGIKGMTPHRMAERGCEVHVLPATATFEDVMAVRPDGVFFSNGPGDPATADVTTLRKVLEAGIPFFGICFGNQLFGRALGLSTYKLRYGHRGVNQPVQDVRTGKVEISAHNHGFAVRAPLGEHFDTPYGRAEVSHVNLNDQCVEGLRLIDGRAFSVQYHPEAAAGPHDAAYLFDEFCEVMSRAQA